From the Candidatus Saccharimonadaceae bacterium ML1 genome, one window contains:
- the rpsE gene encoding 30S ribosomal protein S5: MAEQATEQTTPRADRGRASRGGRQSRGGRRDDRRNRRDDAPKEFEEVVINIDRVARVVKGGRRFRFKALVVVGNHKNKVGVGVAKGADVQAAIAKATDVAKKHLITIPVANETIPHDMEVKLSGARVLIKPAAPGTGIIAGGVVRAIIGVTGIRNLLSKSLGSTNKVNIAYATIEALNSLVPREQWLGVKAGAKAKAGEEE; the protein is encoded by the coding sequence ATGGCAGAACAAGCTACAGAACAAACCACGCCTCGCGCTGACCGCGGACGCGCTTCGCGCGGCGGTCGGCAGAGTCGAGGTGGTCGCCGCGATGACCGGCGCAACAGGCGCGATGATGCGCCGAAAGAATTTGAGGAAGTGGTAATCAATATTGACCGCGTGGCGCGCGTCGTGAAAGGCGGTCGTCGTTTCCGATTCAAGGCGCTCGTTGTCGTAGGTAATCACAAAAATAAAGTCGGCGTCGGCGTTGCTAAGGGTGCAGACGTGCAGGCGGCGATTGCGAAAGCGACGGATGTCGCCAAGAAGCACTTGATTACGATTCCAGTCGCGAACGAGACGATTCCGCACGACATGGAAGTTAAATTGAGTGGCGCCCGCGTGCTAATTAAACCGGCAGCGCCTGGTACGGGTATTATTGCCGGCGGCGTGGTGCGCGCTATTATCGGCGTTACGGGTATTCGCAACTTGCTTTCAAAGTCGCTTGGCAGCACAAATAAAGTGAACATTGCTTACGCGACGATTGAAGCGCTCAACAGCCTGGTGCCGCGCGAGCAGTGGCTCGGCGTCAAAGCGGGCGCGAAAGCGAAAGCCGGAGAGGAGGAATAG
- the rplR gene encoding 50S ribosomal protein L18 produces MSNLAKKLLNRSLRKARVRAKVNGTAERPRLSVTISNMHVSAQLIDDATGATLAAATTVGTKISGTMTEKCAAIGTDIAKKAKKVKINAVVFDRNGRQYAGRLQALAEAARKEGLEF; encoded by the coding sequence ATGAGTAATCTTGCAAAGAAACTGTTGAACCGGAGCTTGCGCAAGGCGCGTGTGCGCGCAAAAGTAAATGGCACGGCGGAGCGCCCGCGTTTGAGTGTGACGATTAGCAATATGCATGTATCGGCACAGCTGATTGACGATGCGACTGGCGCGACGCTTGCTGCCGCCACGACGGTCGGTACGAAAATATCGGGCACGATGACTGAAAAATGTGCAGCTATCGGAACGGATATTGCGAAAAAAGCCAAGAAAGTTAAGATTAACGCAGTCGTCTTTGACCGCAACGGGCGCCAGTACGCTGGTCGTCTGCAGGCGCTTGCTGAGGCTGCACGCAAGGAAGGATTGGAGTTCTAA
- the rplO gene encoding 50S ribosomal protein L15, translating into MTKYNELQVNSHKSRKRVGRGISAGGGKTAGRGTKGQNARTGKKLRAMFQGGQNGIVSAVPKARGFKSLRAPAQVVYSDRLNGLKGEVDNFALYEADLIMTPFYTVKVISRGELTAKITLKTQGASKSVIAALEKAGGSFEKVAAPLQKSAKEAEAEDEAK; encoded by the coding sequence ATGACGAAATACAACGAACTCCAAGTTAACAGCCATAAGAGCCGCAAGCGCGTCGGACGCGGTATTTCGGCAGGCGGCGGTAAAACTGCTGGCCGCGGCACGAAAGGCCAAAATGCTCGCACCGGCAAGAAGCTTCGCGCGATGTTCCAGGGCGGGCAGAATGGCATCGTGAGCGCCGTGCCAAAAGCGCGCGGGTTCAAGAGTTTGCGCGCGCCGGCGCAAGTCGTGTACTCAGACCGCCTGAATGGGCTGAAGGGCGAAGTCGATAACTTCGCGTTGTACGAAGCGGACTTAATTATGACGCCGTTCTACACTGTGAAAGTAATTTCGCGCGGCGAATTAACCGCAAAAATTACGCTGAAGACGCAAGGCGCATCAAAGAGCGTAATCGCAGCGCTTGAAAAAGCCGGCGGCTCATTCGAAAAAGTCGCCGCGCCGTTGCAAAAATCAGCCAAAGAAGCTGAGGCGGAAGACGAAGCAAAATAG